A single window of uncultured Sunxiuqinia sp. DNA harbors:
- the arfB gene encoding alternative ribosome rescue aminoacyl-tRNA hydrolase ArfB, producing the protein MTSYSTYIPDLSSELSFRTSRSSGPGGQHVNKVDTRIELRFNISNSQLLRESQKEILLKKLSKKLTNDGDLIIVSQQDRSQLRNKEIATEKFYSTIQKALRPVKKRKATKPTRSSIEKRINKKKQTGEKKKWRGKIEP; encoded by the coding sequence ATGACCAGTTACTCCACATATATTCCCGATTTGAGTAGCGAGCTATCGTTTCGCACCTCTAGAAGTAGTGGCCCCGGAGGACAGCATGTTAACAAAGTAGATACACGTATCGAATTACGTTTCAATATTAGCAACTCGCAACTATTGCGTGAAAGTCAAAAAGAAATTTTGCTTAAGAAACTAAGCAAAAAACTTACCAACGATGGTGACCTAATCATCGTCAGCCAGCAAGATCGCTCACAACTTCGAAATAAGGAAATCGCAACTGAAAAATTTTATTCAACCATACAAAAAGCACTGCGTCCGGTTAAAAAACGGAAAGCCACCAAGCCTACCCGATCCTCGATTGAAAAACGCATCAACAAGAAAAAACAAACCGGTGAGAAGAAAAAATGGCGTGGAAAAATTGAACCTTAA
- a CDS encoding ATP-binding protein produces MRYNTKYNYLFFSLLLFIGAFLLEHHVLYHNPEVKLVQTFENKLHNQKDILNAQLDEIEQTLNNPDFDGHFQNAFINYSTIFHDQGLGFVILKGDQLLYWSHNHFAFTSRYSSKMKDQQLLALPNGTYLGLNRQVDSLNVVGLIQIKDVFSIENQFINNQFVNPFDLPDGFVIQREKSDYNLPVRDENGNYLFSIMPTGKIKCSVDQLYFPAFVFVLAFIFLLVFARRFFKLFRHENFVVRVIVLGLSLIGFYWIHILFRIPEFLYAFDLFGPSLYAYSFWLPSLGDLLIFAILFFFWSMNFVKDFSYSKNAKWTELLMVYSSSLLVYLLANYLIENLIVNSSISFQLNQIDDINLDSIIGYFIVALLFFSAFLINLKIVELSGRYISKKRFLQIHLLLIIISVSSAILAGNGYVYMVSLFLLTNFSVFALQNTQFERYSLSYLIYFVSLFAFFTLITIQHYSEIRRIESQKLMSITLNSEHDPAAEIFLTEIYEELSVDSVIPYLLSTTYQELESYIERQYFGGYFRKYDVDIILCRGSDSLLVEPDNQWVPCFPFFENMIDESGIQIPGTDFYFMDNLNGRISYMGKIFYPLSADSLGTSIFFELNSRLLPEGAGFPELLLDQSMTKPDRYRHFSYSKYFDKELVHLSGDYQYNYYIDSYDIENDDGEFALKKWDGYDHLIHKLGHGNYIIVSGKKFELLDYLISFPYLFVFYFLFILAVVFGGNPAYRKKAMIYDLKFKIQASIITVVLVSLMVVAGGTIFYNIQQYEEKHQDDLNEKMKSIAEEIDMRLNNVDEISPELVDWLWRELNKLSIVFRTDINIFGMDGELIASSRPEIYLRGIISNRINTEAFYELIENYQVNYSQPEKIGKLSYLSVYEPIINNRGDYLGFINLPYFSRGDELKQEISTFIVAFINLYVLLFLASVIVAVLLANQITRPLSLVREKLKGIQLVKKNEQISYNRDDEIGALIKEYNRKVEELAESADLLARTERELAWREMAKQIAHEIKNPLTPMKLNIQYLQRAKDNKGEHFDDYFNRVTRTLIEQIDTLSDIATEFSNFAKMPKARNEAFDLVNQLINVTELFQSNTEIDFSMEFEEKGQFLVYADHEQISRAVVNLIKNAIQSIPTERRGQVRVVLSKQKNNAVIAVEDNGCGIPENIRQQMFQPNFTTKSSGMGLGLAIVKKIIENAKGTIWFETELDEGTTFYIELPLFDED; encoded by the coding sequence ATGAGATACAATACAAAATATAATTACCTGTTTTTTTCGCTTTTGTTATTTATAGGGGCCTTTTTGTTGGAACACCATGTATTGTATCACAATCCGGAAGTCAAATTGGTGCAGACTTTTGAAAATAAGCTGCATAATCAAAAAGATATTTTAAATGCTCAGTTGGATGAAATTGAGCAAACGCTGAACAACCCCGATTTTGATGGCCATTTTCAGAATGCATTTATCAATTATTCAACCATTTTCCATGATCAAGGACTTGGGTTTGTTATCTTGAAAGGCGACCAGTTGCTGTATTGGTCACATAATCATTTTGCATTTACCAGCCGCTATTCAAGCAAAATGAAAGATCAGCAGTTGCTGGCTCTGCCAAATGGCACCTATCTGGGGCTCAACCGTCAAGTAGATTCTTTGAATGTCGTTGGACTAATTCAAATCAAGGATGTGTTCAGCATTGAAAATCAATTTATAAACAATCAATTCGTCAACCCATTTGATTTGCCTGATGGATTTGTAATTCAGCGTGAAAAGTCAGATTACAACCTGCCTGTTCGCGATGAGAATGGGAATTACCTGTTTTCGATTATGCCGACAGGGAAAATAAAATGTAGCGTTGATCAACTTTATTTTCCGGCATTCGTATTCGTGTTGGCTTTTATATTTCTACTGGTCTTTGCTCGAAGGTTCTTCAAACTATTTCGGCACGAAAATTTTGTCGTCCGTGTTATTGTTCTGGGCTTATCGCTTATCGGATTCTATTGGATTCATATTTTGTTTCGTATTCCCGAGTTTTTGTACGCGTTCGATTTATTTGGGCCATCGCTGTACGCTTATTCTTTTTGGCTTCCGTCTTTGGGCGATTTACTCATTTTCGCCATCTTGTTTTTCTTTTGGAGTATGAATTTTGTGAAAGATTTTTCGTACTCAAAAAATGCCAAATGGACTGAGCTTCTTATGGTATATTCGTCTAGTTTACTTGTTTATCTTCTTGCCAATTATCTGATTGAAAACCTGATTGTAAATAGTAGTATTTCGTTTCAGCTGAACCAAATTGACGATATTAACCTGGATAGCATTATCGGATATTTCATTGTAGCGCTACTTTTCTTTTCTGCTTTTTTAATCAATTTAAAGATCGTAGAACTAAGTGGTCGATATATTTCTAAAAAACGATTTTTACAGATTCATCTGCTGCTAATTATCATTAGTGTAAGCTCGGCTATTCTTGCAGGAAATGGTTACGTGTACATGGTTAGTTTGTTTTTGCTGACCAATTTTTCTGTCTTTGCCTTGCAGAATACCCAGTTTGAGCGGTATTCACTTTCTTATCTGATTTATTTTGTTTCGCTTTTTGCATTTTTCACCTTGATTACTATCCAGCATTACAGTGAGATTCGGCGGATTGAAAGCCAGAAGTTGATGAGCATAACACTTAACTCGGAGCATGATCCGGCGGCTGAGATCTTTTTAACAGAGATTTACGAAGAGTTGAGTGTTGATTCGGTAATTCCGTATCTATTGTCGACGACCTATCAAGAGCTGGAGAGTTATATTGAACGCCAGTATTTTGGTGGTTATTTTCGAAAATATGACGTGGATATTATTCTCTGTCGTGGCTCGGATAGCTTACTGGTTGAACCCGATAATCAATGGGTTCCCTGTTTTCCGTTTTTTGAAAATATGATTGATGAATCAGGCATTCAGATTCCGGGTACCGATTTTTACTTCATGGATAATCTGAATGGTCGGATTTCCTACATGGGAAAAATCTTCTATCCACTATCTGCCGATTCGTTGGGTACATCTATCTTCTTTGAACTTAATTCGCGTTTGCTACCCGAAGGCGCAGGGTTTCCTGAGCTTTTGCTGGATCAATCTATGACCAAACCTGACCGCTATCGACATTTTTCCTATTCAAAATATTTCGACAAAGAGCTGGTGCATTTAAGTGGTGACTACCAGTACAATTATTACATCGACAGTTACGATATTGAAAACGACGATGGAGAGTTTGCGCTCAAGAAATGGGATGGTTACGATCATCTGATTCATAAATTGGGACATGGTAACTACATCATTGTCAGTGGTAAAAAATTTGAATTGCTTGATTACTTAATTTCGTTCCCATACCTTTTTGTTTTTTACTTTCTGTTTATTTTGGCGGTGGTGTTTGGTGGTAATCCGGCATATCGAAAAAAGGCAATGATTTACGACCTGAAGTTTAAAATACAGGCCTCCATCATTACTGTTGTGTTGGTTTCGTTGATGGTCGTTGCCGGAGGGACAATCTTTTATAACATTCAGCAATATGAAGAAAAGCATCAGGATGATCTGAACGAAAAGATGAAGTCAATTGCTGAAGAAATTGACATGCGATTGAATAATGTGGATGAGATATCGCCGGAGTTGGTCGATTGGCTATGGCGGGAACTGAATAAGCTGTCCATTGTTTTTCGAACCGACATCAATATTTTTGGTATGGATGGAGAGTTAATTGCTTCTTCGCGGCCCGAGATTTATTTGCGAGGCATTATTTCGAACCGGATTAATACAGAAGCTTTTTATGAATTGATTGAGAATTACCAGGTCAACTATTCCCAGCCTGAAAAGATTGGCAAGTTGTCTTATTTGTCGGTTTACGAGCCAATTATTAATAATCGTGGCGACTACCTCGGTTTTATCAATCTGCCCTATTTTTCGCGGGGAGATGAGTTGAAGCAGGAGATTTCTACTTTTATTGTAGCATTTATTAACCTGTATGTTTTGCTGTTTTTGGCAAGCGTGATTGTTGCGGTATTGCTGGCCAACCAAATTACTCGTCCGTTGAGCTTGGTTCGCGAAAAACTTAAAGGAATCCAGCTGGTTAAAAAGAACGAACAAATCAGCTATAATCGCGATGATGAAATTGGAGCCCTGATTAAGGAATACAATCGTAAAGTGGAAGAATTGGCAGAAAGTGCAGATTTACTTGCCCGGACCGAGCGTGAATTGGCGTGGCGTGAAATGGCGAAGCAAATTGCACATGAAATCAAAAACCCGCTAACTCCAATGAAATTGAATATTCAATATTTACAGCGAGCTAAAGATAATAAGGGTGAGCATTTTGACGATTATTTTAACCGGGTAACACGTACACTGATCGAGCAAATTGATACGTTGTCGGACATTGCCACCGAGTTTTCAAACTTTGCTAAAATGCCAAAAGCCAGGAATGAAGCATTCGATTTAGTCAATCAATTAATCAATGTTACCGAGTTGTTTCAATCGAATACGGAGATTGATTTTTCAATGGAGTTTGAGGAGAAAGGGCAGTTTCTTGTTTATGCCGATCACGAGCAGATTTCGAGAGCGGTGGTGAACCTGATAAAAAATGCCATTCAGTCTATTCCAACCGAACGTCGGGGGCAGGTGAGAGTGGTACTTTCCAAACAAAAGAATAACGCTGTAATTGCTGTAGAGGATAACGGGTGTGGTATTCCTGAAAATATTCGCCAACAAATGTTTCAGCCCAATTTTACAACTAAAAGCAGTGGAATGGGCTTAGGGTTGGCAATTGTCAAAAAAATTATTGAAAATGCGAAAGGAACTATTTGGTTTGAAACCGAACTGGATGAAGGAACCACTTTTTATATTGAGCTGCCGCTCTTTGACGAAGATTAA
- a CDS encoding YiiX/YebB-like N1pC/P60 family cysteine hydrolase, producing the protein MRRKNGVEKLNLKYPFNMFLKSIKTQLIAMLILTTGVTSKAQNYSSEIIRTGDLLFRETISNGLSKAIDKVTQTEKHTHFSHIGLALVEKDSVYVLHASPIGGTCKVSLNEFSHPEGDSTQVTIFRLKTAYQKAIPAAIDKASSLLGKPYNFSYLLSNTSHYCSEFIYLAFAQDSIFELTPMTFKNPETGKFAPTWVSYYQQLGIDIPEGKPGCNPNGLAASEKIERILELK; encoded by the coding sequence GTGAGAAGAAAAAATGGCGTGGAAAAATTGAACCTTAAATATCCGTTCAACATGTTCTTAAAATCGATCAAAACACAATTAATAGCAATGCTAATCCTAACCACAGGAGTGACATCCAAAGCCCAGAATTATTCCTCGGAAATTATCAGAACCGGAGACTTGCTATTTCGTGAAACAATATCGAACGGTCTGTCGAAAGCCATTGACAAAGTAACGCAAACCGAAAAACATACGCACTTTTCGCATATTGGATTGGCTCTTGTTGAAAAAGACTCGGTTTACGTGCTTCACGCCAGTCCTATTGGGGGCACCTGTAAAGTGAGTCTGAATGAGTTCTCCCACCCTGAAGGTGATTCAACGCAAGTAACTATTTTCCGGCTGAAAACAGCGTATCAAAAAGCCATCCCGGCAGCGATCGACAAAGCCAGCAGCTTGCTTGGGAAACCATACAACTTTAGCTATTTGCTATCCAACACAAGCCACTATTGCTCCGAGTTTATATACCTGGCTTTTGCTCAAGATTCTATTTTTGAGCTAACCCCAATGACTTTTAAAAATCCAGAAACCGGAAAATTTGCACCAACCTGGGTATCCTATTATCAACAGTTGGGAATCGATATTCCGGAAGGAAAGCCTGGGTGCAACCCCAATGGCTTAGCAGCTTCTGAAAAAATCGAACGCATTCTGGAGTTAAAATAA
- a CDS encoding rhomboid family intramembrane serine protease produces MQNFRPNLSSIPPVVKNLIIINALMLLATYIMSMRGINLSGILGLHYIASPKFEPYQIVTHMFMHGGFTHLLFNMFALWMFGRILESVWGPKRFFIYYFATGLGAAVLHTFVNWIEYQSVVSQMTPENIDLVMQNGGDIWMQGKNYTDPLMGKLNLLLNVPTVGASGAVFGVLLGFGMLFPNTQLMLLFPPIPIKAKYFVVGYGLIELYLGLSRPGSNVAHFAHLGGMLFGYLLIRYWNKNSNNFY; encoded by the coding sequence ATGCAGAATTTCAGACCCAATTTAAGTTCCATACCTCCGGTTGTTAAAAACCTGATTATCATCAATGCGCTAATGCTTTTGGCAACCTACATCATGAGCATGCGAGGCATTAATCTTTCAGGCATACTCGGCCTGCACTACATTGCTTCACCCAAGTTCGAACCCTACCAAATTGTTACGCATATGTTTATGCACGGAGGTTTTACACACCTCTTGTTTAATATGTTTGCACTTTGGATGTTTGGGCGAATTTTGGAAAGTGTTTGGGGACCGAAACGATTTTTCATTTACTATTTTGCAACCGGATTGGGTGCCGCTGTTTTGCACACCTTTGTCAATTGGATTGAATATCAGTCAGTGGTTTCACAAATGACACCGGAGAATATTGACCTTGTCATGCAGAACGGGGGCGATATTTGGATGCAAGGAAAAAACTATACTGATCCACTGATGGGCAAACTCAATCTACTGCTGAACGTTCCGACTGTGGGTGCATCGGGTGCGGTATTTGGCGTATTGCTTGGCTTTGGAATGCTATTCCCAAATACCCAGTTGATGTTGCTTTTTCCTCCCATCCCAATCAAAGCAAAATATTTTGTGGTTGGTTATGGGTTGATTGAACTATATCTTGGACTGTCTCGCCCGGGAAGTAATGTTGCTCACTTTGCCCACTTGGGAGGAATGCTTTTTGGGTATCTGCTTATTCGCTACTGGAATAAAAACAGTAATAATTTCTATTAG
- a CDS encoding DUF4783 domain-containing protein, producing the protein MENQSIKTIILGLVFTIATIASFAQVPDEVILSLKTGNASTLSNYFNDNIELVVLEKEDVYSKDQAKQIVANFFSANTAQRFAIIHQGGKEGARYAIGNLTTQSGVYRVYFLLKEKGSQVYIHQLRIEKQ; encoded by the coding sequence ATGGAAAATCAAAGCATTAAAACAATCATACTGGGACTAGTTTTTACAATTGCGACTATTGCTAGCTTTGCGCAAGTTCCTGACGAAGTGATATTAAGCTTGAAAACAGGAAATGCCTCAACCTTGTCAAACTATTTCAATGACAATATTGAGTTAGTCGTTCTTGAAAAAGAAGATGTTTACAGCAAAGATCAGGCAAAACAAATTGTTGCCAACTTCTTTTCAGCCAACACGGCACAGCGTTTTGCAATTATTCACCAAGGAGGAAAAGAAGGTGCGCGTTATGCCATTGGAAACCTGACAACCCAATCCGGCGTTTACAGAGTGTACTTTTTATTGAAAGAAAAAGGATCACAAGTATATATTCACCAATTACGAATTGAAAAACAGTAG
- a CDS encoding ion transporter, with protein sequence MKNSTRNKIYEIIFEADTPKGKLFDVALLFTILISIALVIIESVPSINSQHRSLLRIMEWVITVIFSIEYALRLLVVKKPFRYIFSFYGIIDLLSVLPTYLSLVLVGSHSLVVIRALRLLRVFRILKLNRYTIAGNNLSKALWASREKIFVFLFFVINLVVIVGTLMYLIEGPEHGYVSIPSSIYWAIVTMTTVGYGDISPQTPLGQLLASAVMIAGYAIIAVPTGIVTAEMMKPTKSSNTQVCPHCLYDKHESDAVFCKKCGGKLN encoded by the coding sequence ATGAAAAACAGTACCAGAAATAAAATTTACGAAATTATCTTTGAAGCCGACACTCCCAAAGGAAAGCTTTTTGATGTGGCTTTACTATTTACCATTTTGATCAGCATCGCACTGGTTATAATCGAAAGTGTTCCATCAATCAATAGTCAACACCGAAGTTTGCTCCGCATTATGGAGTGGGTCATTACAGTTATTTTTTCAATTGAATATGCCCTGCGATTACTCGTGGTTAAGAAACCGTTCAGATACATTTTCAGTTTCTATGGCATCATCGATTTATTGTCGGTGCTACCAACCTATTTGAGCTTAGTTCTTGTTGGAAGCCATAGTTTGGTGGTTATTCGTGCACTGCGGTTGCTTCGCGTTTTTCGAATCCTAAAGCTAAACCGCTACACCATAGCGGGAAATAATTTATCGAAAGCACTCTGGGCAAGCCGCGAGAAAATCTTCGTCTTCCTTTTCTTTGTGATTAATCTTGTGGTGATCGTCGGCACATTAATGTACCTGATTGAAGGCCCGGAGCATGGATATGTAAGCATTCCATCGAGTATCTACTGGGCTATTGTTACCATGACTACCGTTGGTTATGGCGATATTTCACCCCAAACGCCACTTGGTCAATTACTGGCAAGTGCCGTGATGATTGCCGGTTATGCCATTATTGCAGTACCAACAGGCATTGTTACAGCTGAAATGATGAAACCGACCAAGAGTTCCAACACTCAGGTTTGTCCGCATTGCCTATATGACAAGCATGAGTCAGATGCCGTATTTTGTAAAAAATGCGGTGGTAAACTAAACTAG
- the mutL gene encoding DNA mismatch repair endonuclease MutL: MSDIIQLLPYSVANQIAAGEVIQRPASVVKELVENAIDAGASQIKINLKDAGRTLIQVSDNGCGMSDTDARMAFERHATSKIKEANDLFAIRTMGFRGEALASIAAIADVELHTQQHDQEIGTLIHINGSKLIKQEATRCSCGTNFMVKNLFFNVPARRKFLKSNATELKHIINEIQRVALASPEISFSLIHNQQTIYELEQGNIKKRIVALFGKNSAQSLIPVNTDTSLVKISGYIGQPKHARKTFGEQFFFVNKRYMRHPFFHRAVMQAYEKILPPDGIPSYFLFFEVKPEDIDINIHPTKTEIKFESESAIWQMIKATVRESLGKHNVVPSIDFDQAGSIDIPIARKSAESVEPPKIEINPTYNPFEEEKKFSGGASFSSGSTNQKSQSQHWEKLYRDFNTDEQKEESSNFPIIEPEEQAGGTLEIKHEEQYSGKTFIQFKNKYILTPVKSGLMVIDQKRAHERILFENFMAILESEETVSQQQLFPHTFDLNAADAEMLRSVLDDLKALGFDIRDFGNNSFIINGTPGMLNNSSPLEIIESLLEDIKSSATNFKEKAREKVAASLAGASAVSYGYTMKQEEINQLIDQLFACSTPNFSPAGKQVLTIMPLEHFEKLLK; this comes from the coding sequence GTGTCAGATATCATTCAACTACTCCCCTATTCAGTTGCCAACCAAATCGCTGCAGGAGAGGTTATTCAACGTCCCGCGTCAGTAGTCAAAGAGTTAGTCGAAAACGCGATTGATGCCGGGGCATCGCAAATCAAAATCAACTTAAAAGATGCCGGCCGCACCTTAATTCAGGTAAGCGATAATGGCTGCGGAATGTCGGACACTGATGCCCGTATGGCCTTTGAGCGTCATGCCACATCTAAAATTAAAGAAGCCAACGATTTGTTTGCCATTCGCACGATGGGCTTTCGTGGCGAAGCACTGGCGTCCATTGCAGCAATTGCTGATGTTGAACTGCACACACAACAACACGATCAAGAGATTGGCACCTTGATTCACATCAATGGATCAAAATTAATTAAGCAAGAAGCCACGCGTTGCAGCTGCGGAACAAATTTCATGGTAAAAAACTTATTCTTCAACGTTCCTGCACGACGCAAATTCCTAAAATCAAACGCCACAGAGCTCAAACACATTATAAATGAAATTCAACGGGTTGCCTTAGCCAGTCCAGAAATATCTTTTTCATTAATTCACAATCAGCAAACGATTTACGAGCTGGAACAGGGCAACATCAAAAAACGCATTGTTGCTTTATTTGGAAAAAACAGCGCTCAAAGCCTAATTCCGGTAAACACCGACACCAGTTTGGTGAAAATATCAGGCTACATAGGACAACCCAAACATGCCCGAAAAACTTTTGGTGAACAGTTTTTCTTTGTCAACAAGCGGTACATGCGCCATCCGTTTTTTCACCGCGCAGTGATGCAGGCTTATGAAAAAATATTACCTCCTGATGGAATTCCCTCTTACTTTTTGTTTTTTGAGGTGAAACCGGAAGATATTGACATCAACATTCATCCAACGAAAACGGAAATAAAGTTTGAAAGTGAATCAGCAATTTGGCAGATGATTAAAGCAACGGTTCGTGAATCACTAGGAAAACACAACGTGGTGCCATCTATTGATTTTGATCAGGCCGGAAGCATTGATATTCCAATTGCACGAAAAAGCGCAGAATCGGTTGAACCTCCTAAAATTGAGATCAATCCTACTTACAATCCTTTTGAGGAGGAAAAGAAATTTTCTGGAGGGGCTTCGTTCTCTTCAGGCTCAACTAATCAAAAAAGCCAGTCGCAGCACTGGGAAAAACTATACCGCGATTTTAATACGGATGAGCAAAAGGAAGAGTCATCCAATTTTCCGATCATTGAGCCGGAAGAACAAGCAGGTGGGACTCTGGAGATCAAACATGAGGAACAGTACAGTGGTAAAACGTTTATCCAGTTTAAAAATAAATACATTCTAACACCTGTCAAATCAGGATTAATGGTTATTGACCAAAAACGTGCTCACGAACGGATTCTTTTTGAGAATTTCATGGCGATTCTTGAAAGTGAAGAAACTGTCAGTCAGCAACAACTTTTTCCCCATACGTTTGACTTGAATGCAGCTGATGCTGAGATGCTTCGCTCGGTGTTAGATGATCTAAAAGCACTGGGCTTCGACATCCGCGACTTTGGCAATAACAGTTTCATTATCAATGGCACACCGGGCATGCTTAACAATTCGTCGCCTTTGGAAATTATTGAGAGCCTGCTGGAAGATATAAAAAGCTCGGCGACCAACTTTAAAGAAAAAGCCCGGGAAAAAGTTGCAGCATCTTTAGCTGGTGCTTCTGCGGTTTCGTATGGATACACCATGAAACAGGAAGAAATCAATCAATTAATCGACCAATTATTCGCTTGCTCAACACCAAATTTTTCACCAGCAGGCAAACAAGTGTTAACAATTATGCCGTTGGAACATTTTGAAAAACTTTTGAAGTGA
- a CDS encoding chemotaxis protein CheD, with translation MENVIFVSTGEVKVCDINNHLKSTAIGSCVVVTAWDSFQKIGGMAHVMLPGAAPKGKKEYATKYASNAIDKLLGQLSQLGTKKENLKVYLIGGADVLKRENDTIGEDNLRSIQKCLGLKGLLIDAMAVGDTSRRSAFLNVSSGFVYYTEGDSDERLLSSTTELSI, from the coding sequence ATGGAAAATGTGATCTTTGTATCCACTGGAGAAGTAAAAGTGTGTGACATCAATAACCATTTAAAGTCAACGGCAATTGGCTCATGCGTTGTGGTAACTGCATGGGATTCATTTCAGAAAATAGGAGGAATGGCTCATGTTATGCTGCCGGGAGCTGCACCCAAAGGAAAAAAGGAATATGCAACAAAGTATGCTTCTAACGCAATTGATAAGCTGCTTGGTCAGCTATCGCAACTTGGGACGAAAAAGGAAAACCTGAAAGTGTACTTAATTGGTGGAGCCGATGTTTTGAAAAGAGAGAATGATACGATTGGTGAGGATAATCTCAGGTCGATACAGAAGTGTCTTGGTCTTAAGGGACTTTTGATTGATGCAATGGCAGTGGGCGATACCTCAAGAAGATCCGCTTTCCTGAATGTTTCCAGTGGTTTTGTTTATTATACTGAAGGAGATTCGGATGAAAGATTACTTTCAAGTACTACTGAACTCTCAATATAA
- the rlmH gene encoding 23S rRNA (pseudouridine(1915)-N(3))-methyltransferase RlmH, producing MKIKLIVVGKTDQPYLQKGIEIYHQRIPHYLPFEYLVIPDIKNTRKLSEEQQKEKEGSLILDQLKAGDELILLDEKGMTFRSTEFARFLEKKMLGGIKNLVFVIGGPYGFSDTVYQKATGKVSLSKMTFSHQLIRLIFSEQLYRGLTILKGEPYHHE from the coding sequence GTGAAGATTAAATTGATTGTAGTTGGAAAAACTGACCAGCCTTATTTGCAAAAGGGAATTGAAATATATCATCAGCGAATCCCTCATTATCTCCCGTTCGAGTATTTGGTGATTCCGGATATAAAAAATACGAGAAAGTTGTCGGAAGAGCAGCAAAAAGAAAAGGAGGGTAGCTTAATTCTCGATCAGCTAAAGGCTGGCGATGAGTTGATTTTACTCGATGAAAAGGGGATGACTTTTCGGTCAACTGAATTTGCACGATTTTTGGAGAAGAAGATGCTTGGTGGAATTAAGAACCTTGTTTTTGTTATCGGAGGACCTTATGGATTTTCGGATACCGTATATCAAAAAGCCACTGGTAAAGTAAGCTTGTCAAAAATGACCTTTTCTCATCAGCTGATTCGATTGATTTTTAGCGAGCAACTGTACCGAGGACTAACGATTCTAAAAGGCGAACCTTATCATCACGAATAG
- a CDS encoding rhomboid family intramembrane serine protease, protein MSIIDEIKESFKKGSVLTRLIYVNIAVFLFIRIINVFFFLLDQDFSLVSWLALPADIHQLAYKPWTLVTYMFLHFDFFHILFNVLWLYWLGKIFLFYFTEKQLLGVYILGGLAGGLFFLAAYNLFPAFTDIVVFSRLLGASASVIAIVIAVAMWAPNHTINLMFIGPVKMKYVALVSIAMYVIGIASSNSGGNIAHIGGTLLGVIFVLQYRKNKDLTNIVSTVVDQGAKIFTPKQRIKVTYKGKPTDDIEYNRQRNLKQEEINHVLEKISKSGYDSLTKEEKELLFKMGK, encoded by the coding sequence ATGAGTATTATAGATGAAATAAAAGAATCATTTAAAAAAGGGTCGGTACTAACGCGGCTGATCTATGTGAATATTGCCGTTTTCTTGTTCATTCGGATCATTAACGTGTTTTTCTTTTTATTGGATCAGGATTTTTCTTTGGTCAGTTGGCTGGCTTTACCGGCCGACATCCATCAATTGGCATATAAACCTTGGACTCTGGTTACATACATGTTCCTTCACTTCGATTTCTTCCATATTCTTTTTAATGTTCTCTGGCTGTATTGGCTTGGCAAAATATTTCTATTTTATTTTACCGAGAAACAATTGTTAGGAGTTTATATTTTGGGTGGTTTAGCAGGTGGCCTCTTTTTCCTGGCTGCCTACAACTTATTCCCGGCCTTTACTGATATCGTTGTGTTTTCTCGATTGCTTGGTGCATCAGCATCTGTAATTGCCATCGTTATTGCAGTTGCCATGTGGGCTCCGAACCATACAATCAACCTGATGTTTATTGGTCCGGTTAAAATGAAATATGTGGCACTGGTTTCTATTGCTATGTATGTGATCGGAATAGCATCATCAAACTCAGGTGGAAACATCGCTCACATTGGCGGCACTTTGCTCGGTGTAATTTTTGTTTTGCAATATCGAAAAAACAAAGACCTGACAAACATCGTCTCCACAGTTGTGGATCAAGGAGCCAAAATTTTCACCCCAAAACAAAGGATAAAAGTAACCTACAAAGGTAAACCCACCGATGATATTGAATACAATCGTCAGCGAAATCTGAAGCAGGAAGAAATCAACCACGTATTGGAAAAAATCAGTAAATCAGGTTACGATTCGCTAACAAAAGAAGAAAAAGAACTACTGTTTAAAATGGGAAAATAA